In one window of Laspinema palackyanum D2c DNA:
- a CDS encoding translocation/assembly module TamB domain-containing protein: MTHSPNSPQPKPDPQTHSRPWGPLLKKASLTVGALVLLGGAAGAAYGWYFLMNELSPLVSEELTKLIKRPVAVGPVNGFNLSSITLGESSVPPTTTDPDRATIERVEVSFNLWKFLQSRTLALDITLVAPDIYLEQTREGVWLETTLHPSDEEPGPIKIEVQAIRFESGFLVLVPSPQLRAEIENLEVVPPPRPLAIENVEGDATFLDDQTRVSYQVRANPRVEEIQGERGLDPTLVVSGETLLESTETRLRIQGNNLNAPDVIPLIPNLPLAAYQGRLNANLTIHLSNEELFGWQGVASFWDINAQLIGLPQNITQGRGLLRFSELKVGFENASAFYGSIPATAQGVIDTAGEGEYNLGVQILPVSTEDFIKSLELDVPLDIVGELAGEIQLTGRLEAPIVNAAIANTQPIAVDQVLFGLLQANVTIAVEQSTLTVNQFLAQPVAGGQITGKGIVPLEPMQALALEIEARNIPADAIAQPYLDSPLPIVLGSANATAKITGSPESPTTLIQWELPQATYPGQGEIIVLSDTVVVPNARFQVAGGTVTANGSLTDDRWRAFVNAQGLDLTQLGTPGPTATPAIPAILTARIQASGNLDLDANELAVIARSSVETPGVETLTADATVNDGQWQANVNASQVNLGTFIPNLAVPTTLPTANLTLGGTLAGTLDPNNLQATANAELETPGGTLNADAGLNNGEFQVIATTAGLSVDSLVPELLPVPVAIAQGRVNLSGNLENVALSAIAATSQVQLTVAGNPLTANSQLRNGQLIATLNASEIPLGPFLPQPETLPVVLTTGRVNLSADLSGVEPSLNPEDILATTQIQLRVGNAPVTVDGRLVNGAFDATFNASNVPLEPFLGPNLPGPVNVANGQGTVTGTLDALELNGVNGTGQFNLNIAGAPINANATVRRGNLQGILTADNLQLDRLFPDVLPLPVQLAQGRVNIAGNLATLTPATLNATTELRLNVANGTAVADARLQNGNFRGSVVTSPLSFVQGPGATDAGVPITLGRGRITATGRFGSFAPEDINANLQGEVQLLGGTVTARSTVTRGQFEGMVNGAGLALAQLDPNLEGIELQRGQVMAQGNLANVGPETVNATAQVRLATPGGSLQGEGRLNQGLFQGNVTGDRIAINPFVELPVPVVVNQGNLAVSGNLATLDPRALNLTLNANLDVADAQGVATATVRNGQFDALVTTSNIQGSQLAQNLPQTLQIGDGRLAASGQINAFELPGIDAQAELQLAVANGNLTGTGTVRQGQLTTVINATGIDGNQFAPELEIPVAIASAETTIRANLTDFNPLNLDATTQFQLLVSNAAVTGEGFLRNGQFQATLLADDFGLNQFAPNLNPNLQISDSRVGLAGSLTSFTPAGINATAEAQLALANGRIQADATLTNGNVSAFVNSTGIQVNQLAPDLPVGVELANADVRIDGNIAQLQPQNLDIAGDARLRVAGGTVTSTFGLDGGTWNAVLQASELPLNAFAPDLQEPLALSTGNISLSGTADSFELADIRATGQAELVLDSGAPNSPLSPFAASISPLTSAFQWTGQSLEVSQLSAPGLTAQGSVFVDVAGIEAPQVTGFDFNLNVTDFNLAGLPLPVANLPTETATGEPLPPFIAGTVNFAGQITGTVPQSPQPLPFDLNVMGDVRLDQFAIATLDFEPVLTGPIRVNSDGVQIAIEGTQDAISVALDENFFPESFLVRAGEAVAEGTIDNGNLLNFEISQFPLAILNAVVPPEQGPVGGLLFTEGQFNLDTQAAVAQVEIRQPSIGLIQLNEIVGEISFADGVGVLNAGALRFGQSEYLIQARAVLDDDPNFEGRIEVARGQVEDILQTLQIFTVADLQRGLEPPDYATPETVNPVDVGLPDSSLIAQLRRFSEISQLVQLNARAQQAPGIPEQLDIRGTLGGEITFAGSVETGVKGGFDIQGENLTWFTQTPYPAILGGEVVRLEGRTLDINRVRIRGNVAEGAVTFLPLRIEAEGSTIAFTGTLGGETQSGQLRVEQLPAYLIQDFVELPPNFDIDGLISVRANLAGTVENPQAIGEVSLIDGTINGEDIPSVRGGFSFSNSRLNFSSIAPETFQLNASVPIPPGPGNNEISLDVDIQNEGLTLVNILSEQQVEWVDGIGRVTFEALGSLNVETGEIEDLVAQGAAILENATINSEALPEPITNVTGTARFETDRILVEGIQGFFSNGTIIAAGILPISVPLSAIDTEVANNPLTVSLNELAVNFKGLYEGGVQGQVLITGTALEPQIGGEIVLSNGQVLLPSESDATATKATTTTETEVEAGVEFNNLQVILGNNLQVESPPLLSFSVAGYLTVNGFLEDLRPRGRITLERGQINLFTTQFRLMRGYNNVAIFNGTLDPYIDVRLMATVPEVRGNLVSVATSSEVNEAIDTNVGRVRSVRVLARVDGLASQLNDNLELTSEPARTEQEIVGLIGGGFINTFGQGNTTLALANIAGTTLLGDFQDAIGDALGLSEFRVGPALVDERGGDRFALEVEAGVDITRSLSASIERILIDDSPTQFSIRYRINDQIILRGSTDFDNNNRALFEFEGRF, translated from the coding sequence ATGACCCACTCCCCCAACTCTCCCCAACCTAAACCGGATCCTCAGACTCACTCCCGTCCCTGGGGGCCTTTGCTCAAAAAGGCCAGCCTAACTGTCGGTGCTCTCGTCCTCCTTGGGGGGGCCGCAGGTGCGGCCTATGGGTGGTATTTCCTGATGAATGAACTCTCCCCCTTGGTGAGTGAAGAACTCACGAAGCTAATCAAGCGTCCGGTTGCGGTGGGGCCAGTCAATGGGTTCAACCTCTCCAGCATTACCCTGGGGGAATCCAGTGTTCCCCCGACTACCACGGATCCCGATCGCGCCACGATTGAACGGGTGGAAGTGTCTTTTAATCTCTGGAAGTTCTTACAAAGTCGCACTCTGGCCTTAGATATTACCCTGGTTGCACCGGATATTTATCTCGAACAAACCCGGGAAGGTGTGTGGTTAGAAACCACCCTTCATCCCAGTGATGAGGAACCAGGTCCGATCAAGATTGAGGTACAGGCGATTCGCTTCGAGTCGGGATTTCTGGTGTTGGTGCCTTCTCCGCAACTGCGGGCAGAAATTGAAAATTTGGAAGTGGTTCCTCCACCTCGTCCCCTGGCGATCGAAAATGTCGAGGGTGATGCGACCTTTTTGGATGACCAAACTCGGGTATCGTATCAAGTTCGGGCCAATCCTCGGGTAGAAGAGATTCAAGGGGAACGGGGTCTTGATCCTACTTTGGTGGTGAGTGGAGAAACCTTACTAGAAAGCACCGAAACCCGGTTGCGAATTCAGGGAAATAATCTGAATGCCCCAGATGTTATTCCGTTAATTCCTAATTTACCCCTGGCTGCCTATCAAGGCAGACTCAATGCTAATTTGACGATTCATCTGAGTAATGAGGAACTGTTTGGATGGCAAGGGGTGGCCAGTTTTTGGGATATTAATGCCCAGTTAATTGGGTTACCCCAAAACATTACTCAAGGGCGGGGTTTATTGCGCTTTTCTGAGTTAAAGGTTGGCTTTGAAAATGCCAGTGCTTTTTATGGAAGCATTCCCGCTACGGCCCAAGGAGTCATCGATACCGCAGGAGAAGGAGAATACAATTTAGGAGTTCAAATTTTGCCCGTGAGTACGGAGGATTTTATTAAGTCCTTGGAACTGGATGTTCCCCTAGATATTGTGGGGGAATTGGCAGGGGAAATCCAACTCACGGGACGGTTGGAAGCGCCGATTGTGAATGCGGCGATCGCTAATACTCAACCGATCGCCGTGGACCAAGTTTTATTTGGGTTGCTGCAAGCGAATGTGACCATCGCCGTAGAACAAAGTACCCTCACGGTTAACCAATTTTTGGCCCAACCTGTAGCGGGAGGCCAAATTACCGGGAAGGGTATTGTCCCCCTAGAACCGATGCAGGCCCTCGCTTTGGAAATTGAAGCGCGGAATATCCCCGCCGATGCGATCGCCCAACCCTACCTAGACTCCCCCCTCCCCATTGTCCTCGGTTCGGCCAATGCCACGGCTAAAATTACTGGGTCTCCAGAAAGTCCCACCACGTTGATTCAGTGGGAACTCCCTCAAGCGACATATCCAGGTCAAGGGGAAATCATTGTCCTCTCCGATACCGTTGTCGTTCCCAATGCCCGCTTTCAAGTTGCCGGAGGCACTGTAACCGCCAATGGTAGTTTAACCGATGACCGATGGCGCGCTTTTGTCAACGCCCAAGGATTGGATCTCACTCAACTCGGGACACCGGGACCGACTGCCACCCCAGCAATCCCGGCGATTTTAACCGCCCGAATTCAAGCGTCCGGCAACCTCGACCTAGATGCCAATGAATTGGCAGTGATCGCCCGGTCCTCGGTGGAGACTCCTGGGGTGGAAACTCTCACGGCGGATGCCACGGTGAATGACGGCCAATGGCAGGCGAATGTCAACGCTTCCCAGGTGAATTTAGGAACATTTATCCCTAATTTGGCAGTTCCGACAACCCTACCTACGGCTAATCTCACCCTGGGTGGCACTTTGGCCGGAACTTTGGACCCGAACAATCTCCAGGCAACCGCCAATGCTGAGTTAGAGACTCCGGGAGGGACTCTAAATGCGGATGCGGGATTAAATAATGGGGAGTTTCAGGTGATTGCCACGACTGCGGGATTGTCGGTGGATTCCCTGGTCCCGGAACTTCTGCCGGTCCCGGTGGCGATCGCCCAAGGACGGGTGAATCTGTCCGGGAATTTGGAGAATGTGGCATTGAGTGCGATCGCTGCCACCAGTCAAGTGCAACTCACGGTTGCGGGAAATCCTCTCACTGCCAACAGTCAACTCCGCAATGGTCAACTCATCGCCACCCTCAATGCCTCGGAAATCCCCTTAGGGCCTTTCCTTCCCCAACCAGAAACCCTGCCGGTGGTTCTCACAACGGGACGGGTCAACCTGTCTGCCGACTTATCAGGAGTCGAACCTAGCTTAAATCCCGAGGATATTTTAGCCACAACGCAAATCCAGCTACGGGTTGGAAATGCGCCGGTTACCGTGGATGGGCGATTGGTGAATGGGGCATTTGATGCCACCTTTAATGCCTCCAATGTTCCCTTAGAACCCTTCCTCGGTCCCAACTTACCCGGTCCTGTCAATGTTGCCAATGGTCAAGGGACAGTGACGGGAACTTTGGATGCTTTGGAACTCAACGGCGTGAATGGGACAGGTCAATTCAACCTAAATATTGCCGGTGCTCCTATTAATGCCAATGCCACCGTCCGCAGAGGGAATCTCCAAGGCATTCTCACGGCCGATAACCTCCAACTCGATCGCCTCTTCCCCGATGTATTACCGCTTCCGGTCCAACTCGCCCAAGGTCGAGTTAATATTGCCGGAAATTTAGCAACCCTCACTCCCGCTACCCTCAACGCCACCACAGAACTCCGATTGAATGTAGCTAATGGCACTGCCGTGGCCGATGCTAGACTGCAAAACGGCAATTTCCGAGGGTCGGTGGTGACCAGTCCGTTATCTTTTGTTCAGGGTCCGGGGGCGACGGATGCCGGAGTTCCGATTACGCTGGGACGCGGAAGAATAACCGCTACGGGACGGTTTGGGAGTTTTGCCCCAGAAGATATCAATGCCAACTTGCAAGGTGAGGTCCAACTGTTGGGGGGGACAGTGACTGCCCGTTCTACGGTGACTCGCGGCCAATTTGAGGGGATGGTGAATGGGGCAGGATTAGCCTTAGCACAACTCGACCCCAACCTTGAGGGAATAGAACTCCAGCGAGGTCAAGTGATGGCACAAGGAAATTTAGCCAATGTTGGCCCCGAAACCGTGAATGCTACGGCCCAAGTGAGATTAGCAACCCCGGGGGGCAGTCTGCAAGGGGAGGGACGTTTAAATCAAGGACTGTTTCAGGGAAATGTCACAGGCGATCGCATTGCCATTAATCCCTTTGTCGAGTTGCCCGTCCCCGTTGTCGTCAATCAAGGCAATTTGGCCGTTTCCGGGAATCTTGCCACCTTAGACCCCCGGGCCTTAAATCTCACTCTGAATGCCAATCTGGATGTGGCCGATGCCCAAGGCGTGGCCACTGCTACGGTCCGCAATGGACAGTTTGATGCTTTAGTGACCACAAGCAACATTCAGGGCAGTCAATTGGCCCAAAATTTACCCCAAACCTTACAGATTGGCGACGGTCGATTGGCGGCATCGGGCCAGATTAATGCTTTTGAACTCCCGGGAATTGACGCCCAGGCGGAATTACAACTCGCCGTTGCCAATGGGAATCTCACGGGAACGGGTACCGTCCGCCAGGGTCAACTCACAACAGTGATTAATGCCACCGGCATCGATGGGAATCAGTTTGCGCCAGAGTTGGAGATTCCCGTGGCGATCGCCTCTGCCGAAACCACCATCCGCGCCAACCTCACCGACTTCAACCCCCTCAACCTAGACGCCACCACCCAATTCCAGTTACTCGTCTCCAATGCCGCAGTCACCGGAGAAGGATTCCTGCGAAATGGCCAATTCCAAGCGACCCTCCTCGCCGATGACTTCGGATTAAATCAATTCGCCCCCAATCTCAACCCCAACCTCCAAATCTCCGATAGTCGGGTCGGATTAGCGGGAAGTCTCACCTCCTTCACCCCTGCCGGAATCAACGCCACTGCCGAAGCACAACTCGCCCTTGCCAACGGTCGAATTCAGGCAGACGCCACCCTCACAAACGGCAATGTGAGCGCATTCGTCAACTCCACCGGCATACAAGTCAACCAACTCGCCCCAGACTTACCCGTTGGGGTCGAACTCGCCAATGCCGATGTCCGCATCGATGGCAATATCGCCCAATTACAACCCCAAAATCTGGACATCGCCGGAGATGCCCGATTACGGGTCGCTGGGGGAACCGTTACCAGTACCTTCGGATTGGATGGCGGAACCTGGAACGCCGTCTTACAGGCATCGGAACTGCCTCTGAATGCCTTTGCCCCGGACTTGCAAGAACCCTTAGCCCTCTCCACCGGAAATATCAGCCTCTCGGGAACCGCTGATTCCTTTGAATTGGCCGATATTCGCGCCACAGGACAGGCGGAACTCGTCTTAGACTCCGGGGCCCCGAACTCACCCTTATCCCCCTTTGCCGCCAGCATTTCCCCCCTAACCAGCGCCTTCCAATGGACGGGACAAAGTTTAGAAGTCTCCCAACTCTCGGCCCCGGGATTAACCGCCCAGGGAAGCGTATTCGTGGATGTCGCTGGCATCGAAGCGCCCCAAGTTACCGGATTTGACTTTAACCTGAATGTCACTGACTTTAATTTAGCGGGATTACCCCTACCCGTTGCCAATCTCCCCACAGAAACCGCTACCGGGGAACCTCTGCCACCCTTCATTGCCGGAACTGTGAATTTTGCCGGACAAATTACCGGGACGGTCCCGCAATCCCCTCAACCGTTGCCCTTTGATCTCAATGTTATGGGGGATGTGCGACTAGACCAATTTGCGATCGCCACCTTAGACTTTGAACCCGTCTTAACCGGACCGATTCGCGTCAATTCTGATGGGGTACAAATCGCGATTGAGGGAACTCAGGATGCCATTTCTGTTGCCCTGGATGAAAACTTTTTCCCCGAATCCTTTTTAGTGAGAGCAGGAGAAGCCGTAGCTGAAGGCACTATTGATAATGGCAATCTCCTCAATTTTGAAATCTCACAATTTCCCCTGGCTATTCTCAATGCCGTTGTTCCCCCGGAACAAGGACCCGTGGGCGGGTTACTCTTCACCGAGGGTCAATTTAATTTAGACACCCAGGCAGCGGTTGCACAAGTGGAAATCCGCCAACCCAGCATTGGACTCATTCAGCTGAACGAAATCGTCGGTGAGATTTCCTTTGCCGATGGAGTAGGGGTCTTAAATGCTGGGGCGTTACGGTTTGGACAAAGTGAGTATTTAATTCAAGCGAGGGCTGTCTTAGATGATGACCCCAATTTTGAAGGGCGAATCGAAGTTGCCCGGGGTCAAGTCGAGGATATCCTGCAAACCCTGCAAATCTTTACCGTCGCAGACTTACAACGGGGATTAGAACCACCCGACTATGCCACTCCTGAAACCGTAAACCCCGTAGATGTCGGACTCCCTGACAGTTCTTTGATTGCCCAACTGCGGCGGTTTTCTGAGATTAGTCAGTTAGTCCAACTCAACGCCCGCGCACAACAAGCCCCGGGCATCCCGGAACAGTTGGATATCCGAGGCACTCTCGGGGGTGAGATTACGTTTGCCGGTTCCGTCGAGACAGGAGTAAAGGGCGGTTTTGATATACAAGGAGAAAATTTAACCTGGTTTACCCAAACGCCCTATCCGGCAATCCTGGGGGGAGAAGTGGTGCGTTTAGAGGGTCGCACCCTGGATATTAATCGAGTCAGAATCCGGGGAAATGTTGCCGAAGGTGCGGTGACTTTCCTGCCCTTGCGAATCGAAGCCGAAGGTAGCACGATCGCCTTTACAGGTACTCTCGGAGGAGAAACCCAGTCAGGACAGTTGCGGGTTGAACAGTTACCCGCCTATCTAATCCAGGATTTTGTAGAACTTCCTCCTAACTTTGATATTGATGGATTAATTAGTGTCCGGGCAAACCTAGCCGGAACGGTCGAAAATCCCCAGGCGATCGGAGAAGTTTCCTTAATCGATGGTACAATTAATGGGGAAGATATTCCCTCAGTCCGGGGTGGGTTTAGCTTTAGTAATTCCCGGCTCAATTTCAGCAGCATCGCCCCGGAAACCTTCCAACTCAACGCCAGTGTCCCCATCCCCCCTGGGCCAGGAAATAACGAAATTAGTCTCGATGTGGATATCCAGAATGAAGGCTTAACCCTGGTGAATATTCTGTCCGAACAACAGGTAGAATGGGTAGATGGAATAGGCCGAGTCACCTTTGAAGCCCTCGGAAGTCTTAACGTAGAAACGGGTGAAATAGAAGATTTGGTTGCCCAGGGTGCAGCCATCCTTGAAAATGCCACTATTAACTCCGAAGCCTTGCCCGAACCCATTACCAATGTTACCGGAACCGCCCGATTTGAAACCGATCGCATCCTAGTCGAAGGCATTCAAGGCTTCTTCAGCAACGGCACCATCATCGCCGCTGGAATCCTGCCTATATCCGTTCCTCTGAGTGCCATTGATACCGAAGTGGCCAACAATCCCCTCACCGTTTCTCTGAATGAATTAGCTGTCAATTTCAAAGGATTATATGAAGGGGGAGTTCAGGGTCAAGTTCTGATTACAGGGACCGCCTTAGAACCCCAAATTGGCGGCGAAATTGTCCTCTCTAATGGACAAGTTCTACTGCCTAGCGAATCCGATGCAACCGCCACAAAAGCGACAACTACAACGGAAACCGAGGTAGAAGCCGGAGTGGAATTTAATAATTTGCAAGTTATCCTCGGGAATAATCTGCAAGTCGAAAGTCCACCTTTGTTGAGCTTTTCTGTCGCCGGGTATTTAACGGTAAATGGCTTTTTAGAAGACTTGCGCCCTCGGGGAAGGATTACCCTAGAACGGGGACAAATTAACTTATTTACCACCCAATTTAGGTTAATGCGGGGGTATAATAATGTCGCCATTTTTAACGGGACATTAGATCCGTATATTGATGTTCGACTAATGGCAACTGTCCCAGAAGTCCGGGGAAATTTAGTCAGCGTCGCCACATCCTCCGAAGTCAACGAGGCGATCGATACCAACGTGGGTAGAGTCAGAAGTGTGCGAGTTTTAGCCCGCGTTGATGGGTTAGCCTCGCAGTTAAACGACAACTTAGAACTCACCAGCGAACCGGCAAGAACCGAACAAGAAATTGTGGGATTAATCGGCGGTGGATTTATCAATACCTTTGGCCAAGGAAATACCACCTTAGCCCTCGCCAATATTGCTGGAACTACCCTCTTGGGGGACTTTCAAGATGCGATCGGCGACGCATTAGGACTCAGTGAATTCCGCGTCGGACCCGCCCTCGTCGATGAACGCGGTGGCGATCGCTTCGCCTTAGAAGTAGAAGCTGGAGTGGATATCACCCGCAGCTTATCCGCTTCCATCGAACGCATCTTAATCGATGACAGTCCCACCCAATTCAGCATTCGCTATCGCATCAACGACCAAATCATATTACGCGGTTCCACAGATTTTGACAACAACAACCGCGCCCTATTTGAGTTTGAAGGCCGCTTTTAA
- a CDS encoding sigma-70 family RNA polymerase sigma factor: MNSNIPQATVFGEENSPEQVSSAFWQLWLQYRDELYRYCVKWMGNPTQAEDALSQAMLKAWQKVQTGADDIQDFKAWIKQLTKNLCMDLHRQRLKREVKILEIEAIASEDDWTDEDQNPLQAVTENELNQFFADAINQLPPKLREAFILYVEQKQSYQAIAEQLDISYANARKRISDARKILRQQWQQYQGEEATPPPSSSKPGKTKPETSPTPVEPETPQPTGESDLPPPPPESFEQHQPNLEEETLQEEDTTANPPSITTENPLNPESSANSLDSANTEPAIFPGEFISSSDSSLAEKWVIPKIFPISPGFVMLGKWVIPKISPLLNPGFIKFQHLINKFLQTIPQRVGPSWPVYIDSGGSRSLSLKK, encoded by the coding sequence ATGAACTCAAACATTCCACAAGCGACTGTGTTTGGCGAGGAAAATAGTCCCGAACAAGTCAGTTCAGCATTTTGGCAACTCTGGTTGCAGTATCGAGACGAGCTTTATCGTTACTGCGTTAAATGGATGGGCAACCCCACACAAGCAGAAGATGCCCTTTCGCAAGCCATGCTTAAAGCGTGGCAGAAGGTCCAAACTGGGGCCGATGACATCCAGGACTTCAAAGCGTGGATTAAGCAACTCACAAAAAACCTCTGCATGGATCTCCATCGTCAGCGCCTGAAACGAGAGGTCAAAATTCTAGAAATCGAGGCGATCGCCTCAGAAGACGACTGGACCGATGAGGACCAAAACCCATTGCAGGCGGTTACCGAGAATGAACTGAACCAGTTTTTTGCCGATGCCATTAATCAGTTGCCCCCAAAACTGCGGGAGGCATTTATTTTATACGTCGAGCAAAAACAATCCTATCAGGCGATCGCCGAACAGCTTGATATTTCTTATGCCAATGCCCGCAAACGCATTTCCGATGCCCGGAAAATATTGCGTCAGCAGTGGCAACAGTATCAAGGAGAAGAAGCAACCCCACCCCCTTCCTCATCCAAACCGGGAAAAACCAAGCCTGAAACCTCCCCAACCCCCGTTGAACCGGAGACTCCCCAACCCACAGGTGAGAGTGACCTCCCCCCACCCCCCCCAGAATCCTTTGAGCAACATCAGCCTAATTTAGAAGAAGAGACTCTCCAGGAGGAGGACACAACTGCCAATCCACCCTCAATCACCACCGAGAACCCCCTAAACCCCGAGAGTTCTGCAAATTCCCTAGACTCAGCGAACACCGAACCCGCAATTTTCCCGGGAGAATTCATCAGTTCCAGTGACTCTAGCCTTGCAGAGAAATGGGTTATCCCCAAAATCTTCCCCATTTCCCCAGGGTTTGTGATGCTGGGCAAATGGGTTATCCCCAAAATCTCCCCCCTTCTGAACCCGGGATTTATCAAATTCCAGCACTTAATCAACAAGTTCCTGCAAACTATCCCACAACGGGTTGGACCATCCTGGCCAGTTTACATAGATAGTGGGGGCAGTAGGAGCCTTTCTCTGAAAAAATAG
- a CDS encoding carbohydrate ABC transporter permease, producing MLKNSLSQILKPNFSFTPYFFLFPALFILGLTVFWPALQAFYLSFTRYGYDITQAPTWVGLANLQRLWTDPIFWQTLRNTLLYLACVVPILVIAPLGIAILVNGKLPGMNWFRTAYYTPVVISIVVAGIAWKWLYADNGLLNQILQTLGLVQRGSGIPWLTSPELALFSVMAVTIWKGLGYYMMIYLAGLQSISPELYEAAALDGSDGVKKHWDITVPLMTPYLLLVAVISSISATKVFEEVFIMTQGGPRNSSKTIVYYLYEKAFAELEIGYACSIGLVLFLIIFILSILRFIVPNQNRNLD from the coding sequence ATGCTGAAAAATTCCCTCTCTCAAATCCTAAAACCAAACTTTTCTTTTACTCCTTATTTCTTTCTGTTTCCCGCCCTTTTTATCCTAGGATTAACCGTATTTTGGCCCGCCTTGCAAGCCTTTTATCTCAGCTTCACCCGCTATGGATATGATATAACCCAAGCCCCCACCTGGGTCGGACTTGCCAACCTGCAACGCCTCTGGACCGACCCCATTTTTTGGCAAACCCTCCGCAACACCCTACTTTACCTCGCTTGCGTCGTTCCCATCCTCGTCATTGCACCCCTAGGAATAGCCATTTTAGTCAATGGAAAACTCCCCGGAATGAACTGGTTTAGAACCGCCTATTATACCCCCGTGGTTATTTCCATCGTCGTCGCCGGAATCGCCTGGAAATGGCTGTATGCAGACAACGGATTATTGAATCAAATCCTCCAAACCCTAGGATTAGTCCAACGCGGTTCCGGCATTCCCTGGCTCACCAGTCCCGAACTTGCCCTCTTCAGTGTCATGGCAGTTACCATCTGGAAAGGATTGGGATATTACATGATGATTTACCTAGCCGGACTACAATCTATCTCCCCAGAATTATATGAAGCCGCCGCCTTAGACGGGTCCGATGGAGTCAAAAAACACTGGGATATCACCGTCCCTTTAATGACTCCTTATCTCCTCTTAGTCGCCGTCATTTCCTCCATTTCCGCCACCAAAGTCTTTGAAGAAGTCTTCATCATGACCCAAGGCGGACCGAGAAATAGTTCTAAAACTATCGTCTATTATTTATATGAAAAAGCATTTGCAGAATTAGAAATTGGCTATGCCTGTAGCATTGGCCTAGTCCTATTTTTAATTATCTTTATCCTCTCTATTTTACGCTTCATCGTCCCCAATCAAAATAGAAATCTGGACTAA